cagaaaaaaaaaaaaaaaagaaggatttCTAACATATTGATATTTTCCATGTCATACCTCATTTCAGCATAGATCCAGTTAACAGTAGGGCTGAGCGTAaatcggtttaaaccgaaaaaccgaaccgaaccgatcgatTTCAGTTTAATGGTTCGATTAATCGGAaagttcggttcagttcggttaatatttttcaacttatttgattttcggttcggttcggtttaaatgtattaaataaccgaaaaaccgattttatatatatttttattatttaaaacactgaattgatttatattttaaattttatatggatttatataaattttttaaatattatccttatatattcatataatttttattgataaatttatgtgaaacatttattgaattattttactgaaattagaaacagaaaattaaaaaaaattacagatttcggtttgaatcaaaccgaatcgaaccgatttttatcggttcgattcggttcggttatatttttataatcgatttttttggtttttaatatttttacaattcgattttcggttttttcggttcggttcggttcggttcggaaccgaaccgaccgattgcacagccctGGTTAACAGTACCTGGTCCTATTGGTGGCATCTATAACTTGGGGGGAGGGAGAACTAGAAAATCAAAGCTTCTTACTAATTGGACCATGGTTTTTTAACAATTACAAAAGCTTcttctgtatatatatatatagaatttaTTAGTTCATCTctattgaaaattaattaattaaatatttttatattttataaaagcaaacactttaatttttttaatattattaatcaatttattttaatcttattaaagtattaaataatataaatatttaaaattataaaaattaaataatatataatattaaaattataaaaaaaattaaataatataaattattcaagACAATGAGtgcattttacattttaatggaGTGATattgaaaatgaaataaattagtgaatttttttaataaaaagtttgAGGACTTGATAGTAATTTACCATAAAAATTTCTCTGCCAAGAAAAATGAATGAATTACTTGGCAATGGCATTCCTCATCACCGGAAAATGCCAAACGCGATATTTTTTTGGCACAAGCGCTCGCACCGCAAATAACAAGAGGGAAAAATATCGAACACGTGGCGGGCAACTGTAAGTAGCAGAGAATCGAGAATGGCTATACCAATGAATGCCCCTGCCCTCTTCTCCTCCAATGCAACGGTCTAACTGGAGTCTTGAGTAGTGTGCGAAGCAGTGAGGATTCCATTTCAATATCCCCCATGGCTATCGACGTGAGTTCTTCTTCCTCGTCGGATTAAATATATGCCCCACTAACCTTCTCGCTCCAATATTAATTGGAGGTTGCACTTGCTGCAGGCATGGTTCATGGACGAAAGCAGCGAAGACCAAAGGCTCCCACATCACCGCAACCCACAAGAGTTCGTTTCCCTGGATCACTTGGCTGGTCTAATCTCTATCTTTCGCGGCTTTTCATTTTATGTTTTGTTAGGATTTCTAATAAACTGGCGATTGCACAGAATTGGGAGTGCTATACTGGCACCTGAATCCAGAGGACTATGAGAACGAtgaagaattgaagatgatcagGGACGCCAGGGGATATAATTACATGGTATTTTGTTCCTTCGACTGGGACTTTCTTTCTGATTATTTTCCTTAATTCTGTGGTCACTATTGCATTACCACTAACCAATTTTCCTTGATTCTGTGTTTCTGtctttatgattattgaaaattaGCTATTTGAAAATTCTTGTTATGCCACGGGTTTTGCTAATTCAAGCTTCAAGTTGGGCAAAAGCGTATGAGCAATTGTATCATTGCTACACTTGCAGGACTTGCTTGATTTATGCCCAGAGAAAGTTGCTAACTATGAAGAGAAGCTCAAGAACTTCTATACAGAGCACATACATGCTGATGAGGAGATACGTTACTGCTTACAGGGGAGTGGATATTTTGATGTTCGAGATAAGGAAGATCGTTGGATTCGAATTTGGATCAAGGCAGGTGATCTCATTGTTCTGCCAGCAGGAATCTACCACCGTTTCACTCTTGACACTAGTAACTACATTAAGGTGATATCAAGATATAGCACAATGAAGTGATTAATTGATGAATTGAATGCTAATGAGAGTCAATTGATAAAATTCTTTGTGTGGGTAATAATTTGCAGTTGATGAGGTTATTTGTGGGAGAGCCAGTTTGGACACCGTTTAACCGCCCACAGGAAGATCATCCTGCAAGGAAGGACTACGTAAAGAGTTTGAATGAGAAGGTTGGAGTAGCAGTTGAAGCTCATTAAAGGTTAATGGTACCTGCCAATGAATTGTGATGTAACATCTGTATGGCTATTTGGTTTTACAGTACTCTTATGCATAGTGCTTTCAGCTGGGAGGCCAATAAAAAACAATGTAAAACTAATTTAAAGCGTATGTATATCTAAATAATGTGTCATTCTAAAGCATATGGGTAGTATTTCATATTGTGCTTATTGCGTGTTGAAATTTTGTGACAGTCAATTGATGACGAACTGGTAGTGCTAATGTCACCTCAGAAAAGAAAAGTGCACTTTGTTCTAAATTGAGAGATGATGATTATAAACAATAAACAGAgactaataattttttgaagaacAAAGAGCATATCCCAAATCTCTCCAGTGAAGAAATCTTATTAATTCTATCCTCTAAAAGAAGTTACACATACATATGACTCATTGCGGCTATCTGGGACAGCTTAGGCTAGCTTgatcaaatatcttcaaatcattAAATTTGAGAGTTTCAGATCCAAAATTCGGATGTTTGAAGCTCCACTGGACCAGTCTGCCCATCTCTAATAGCCATTAAATCACTGTTATCACTTCCCAAATAGGCTTTCATAAAAGCAACCATAATACCTCCAACAAACCTCCTCATTGGCTCCCTGGACTTCCCATTCATGCACAGACAATATGTAGCTTTCCCTCTAATACCTCTAGTTTCATCATCTAGCATATCCAGATGCCCAAAATCCTTCACAACAAAATAACAAGCTGGCTTTTGACATTCCCTGAAGAAGTCCTCATGATTAACACCCTTGGGTGCACAGGGAGGGAACAAAGGGTTCCTTCTTATTTCGCCTAAGCCAGAACCAATCACCATTGCTGCCATATCGAGATCAAACGAATGAGGAACATAGGTGAGTACTGGGGGAGGTGTTTGCTTCCCTTTGTCCATTCCATCAACTGGATCAACTCCTATTACTGCTGAAAATCTTAGCGTGGTGGCTGCTTTCTGTAGAGCTAATGCAAAAGCAGTCTTGCCTCCTCGACTATGGCCTGCAAGTCCTATCTTGCTTAGTTTTGGTTGAACA
The genomic region above belongs to Manihot esculenta cultivar AM560-2 chromosome 3, M.esculenta_v8, whole genome shotgun sequence and contains:
- the LOC110611887 gene encoding 1,2-dihydroxy-3-keto-5-methylthiopentene dioxygenase 1, with product MAIDAWFMDESSEDQRLPHHRNPQEFVSLDHLAELGVLYWHLNPEDYENDEELKMIRDARGYNYMDLLDLCPEKVANYEEKLKNFYTEHIHADEEIRYCLQGSGYFDVRDKEDRWIRIWIKAGDLIVLPAGIYHRFTLDTSNYIKLMRLFVGEPVWTPFNRPQEDHPARKDYVKSLNEKVGVAVEAH
- the LOC110611886 gene encoding chlorophyllase-2 is translated as MSCSAAATGVFETGNYTTVLQKVESVTCSTKSSVVVPPPKPLLIATPCEAGEFPLLIFLHGYLLYNSFYSLLIQHVASHGFIVIAPQLYTVAGADSSDEIKSTATITDWLPKGLQQVLPLHVQPKLSKIGLAGHSRGGKTAFALALQKAATTLRFSAVIGVDPVDGMDKGKQTPPPVLTYVPHSFDLDMAAMVIGSGLGEIRRNPLFPPCAPKGVNHEDFFRECQKPACYFVVKDFGHLDMLDDETRGIRGKATYCLCMNGKSREPMRRFVGGIMVAFMKAYLGSDNSDLMAIRDGQTGPVELQTSEFWI